One genomic window of Gemmatimonadota bacterium includes the following:
- a CDS encoding SDR family oxidoreductase, whose product MTTPDFTSPEAPSPEQLAKIAEAADILEAIVADRAVLVHLTDDVRHRLLNAAAKVYAPDAFSRRQLVKAAARKRKAEKVHIEESVLGSTGIRQLRTRPGVATPNYFLANPVEPEEVEDDPDFREAIQPQNCYVCKQDYTAVHHFYDQLCPTCAEFNFVKRSELADLSGRVALLTGGRVKIGYQAGLKMLRAGARLIVTTRFPRDSAMRYAKEPDFGDWSDRLEIVGLDLRHTPSVEALCHRLITETDRLDYIISNACQTVRRPPDFYRHMMAAELGSLKELPPAARKLLHPLEGMREANAIAASSDGLPKINELLTEVPGLTHAAALSQVPLLAEELLGQSHLFPEGELDIDMQQVDLRGRNSWRLHLHEVSTVELLEVQLVNAVAPFVLNARLRPLMNRTPNRDKHIVNVSAVEGQFYRRFKTTRHPHTNMAKAALNMMTRTAAADYQKDGIHMNSVDTGWVTDEDPVELAAAKTAEHRFHPPLDIIDGAARIVDPIIAGMNTGDHVWGQFLKDYRSVDW is encoded by the coding sequence ATGACGACCCCAGACTTCACCTCGCCGGAGGCCCCCAGCCCCGAGCAGCTCGCCAAGATCGCCGAGGCCGCCGACATCCTCGAGGCGATCGTGGCCGACCGCGCCGTCCTGGTCCACCTGACCGACGACGTGCGGCATCGGCTCCTGAATGCCGCGGCCAAGGTCTACGCCCCCGACGCCTTCTCGCGCCGGCAGTTGGTCAAGGCCGCGGCACGGAAGCGGAAGGCGGAGAAGGTCCACATCGAAGAGTCGGTGCTGGGCAGCACCGGGATCCGGCAGTTGCGGACCCGCCCCGGCGTGGCGACCCCGAACTACTTCCTGGCAAATCCGGTCGAGCCGGAAGAGGTCGAGGACGATCCCGACTTCCGCGAGGCGATCCAGCCGCAGAACTGCTACGTCTGCAAGCAGGACTACACCGCGGTCCATCACTTCTACGATCAGCTCTGCCCGACCTGCGCCGAGTTCAACTTCGTCAAGCGGAGTGAGCTGGCCGACCTGAGCGGGCGCGTCGCGCTGCTCACGGGTGGCCGCGTGAAGATCGGCTACCAGGCCGGCCTCAAGATGCTGCGCGCCGGCGCCCGGCTGATTGTCACCACGCGCTTCCCGCGCGACTCGGCGATGCGCTATGCGAAGGAGCCGGACTTCGGCGACTGGAGCGACCGCCTCGAGATCGTCGGGCTCGACCTGCGGCACACGCCGAGCGTCGAGGCGCTCTGTCATCGGCTCATCACCGAGACCGACCGGCTGGACTACATCATCAGCAACGCCTGCCAGACCGTGCGGCGTCCGCCCGATTTCTATCGCCATATGATGGCGGCGGAGCTCGGCTCGCTGAAGGAGTTGCCGCCGGCGGCGCGCAAGCTGTTGCATCCGCTCGAAGGGATGCGCGAGGCCAATGCCATTGCGGCCTCGAGCGACGGGCTGCCGAAGATCAACGAGCTCCTGACCGAGGTGCCGGGGCTCACGCACGCCGCCGCGCTCTCGCAGGTGCCGCTCCTCGCCGAGGAGCTGTTGGGCCAGTCGCATCTCTTCCCGGAAGGGGAGCTCGACATCGACATGCAGCAGGTCGACCTGCGCGGCCGGAACTCATGGCGCTTGCATCTGCATGAAGTGTCGACGGTGGAGTTGCTCGAAGTGCAGCTCGTCAATGCCGTCGCACCGTTCGTGCTCAATGCCAGGCTGCGCCCGCTGATGAACCGCACGCCGAATCGGGACAAGCACATCGTCAATGTCTCGGCCGTCGAGGGGCAGTTCTATCGCCGCTTCAAGACCACGCGTCATCCGCACACGAACATGGCGAAGGCCGCCCTCAACATGATGACGCGCACGGCGGCGGCAGACTATCAGAAGGACGGGATCCACATGAACTCGGTCGACACCGGCTGGGTGACCGACGAGGATCCGGTGGAGCTCGCGGCGGCCAAGACGGCGGAGCACCGCTTCCACCCGCCGCTCGACATCATCGATGGTGCGGCCCGCATCGTCGATCCGATCATCGCGGGGATGAACACGGGCGACCATGTGTGGGGACAGTTCCTCAAGGACTACCGCTCGGTCGACTGGTAG
- a CDS encoding redox-sensing transcriptional repressor Rex — protein sequence MLQRKIADSTVRRLAIYLRFLEEFAEQGADTLSSEALAHRAGTTSAQVRKDLSFFGSFGKRGLGYDVHALASELREILGLTRRYRVMMIGAGRLASALVQYSGFGARGFDIVAVLEKDPAKIGQSWGDIPVQNVAHLEQVVRDERVDLAVLVTPADPAQALVDRLVKAGVTAILNFAPVQLHVPEGVEVKNVNLAVELETLSYAIAHRAVDARRA from the coding sequence ATGCTCCAGCGCAAGATCGCCGACTCCACCGTTCGCCGCCTCGCGATCTACCTGCGCTTCCTCGAGGAATTCGCGGAACAGGGAGCGGACACCCTCTCCTCCGAGGCCCTGGCGCACCGCGCCGGCACCACCTCCGCACAAGTTCGGAAGGATCTCTCGTTTTTCGGTTCCTTCGGGAAGCGGGGGCTGGGCTATGATGTCCACGCCTTGGCGAGCGAGCTGCGCGAGATCCTCGGCCTCACCCGCCGCTACCGGGTCATGATGATCGGGGCAGGGCGGCTGGCCAGCGCCCTGGTTCAGTATTCCGGATTCGGCGCTCGCGGTTTCGACATCGTCGCCGTCCTCGAGAAGGACCCCGCCAAGATCGGGCAGTCGTGGGGTGATATTCCGGTGCAGAACGTGGCGCACCTCGAGCAGGTGGTCCGCGACGAGCGCGTCGATCTGGCCGTCCTGGTGACCCCGGCCGATCCGGCCCAGGCGCTGGTCGATCGACTCGTGAAGGCCGGCGTCACCGCGATCCTGAACTTTGCCCCCGTGCAGCTGCATGTCCCCGAGGGAGTCGAAGTGAAGAACGTGAACCTCGCCGTCGAACTCGAGACGCTCTCCTACGCCATCGCGCATCGCGCGGTGGATGCGCGGCGCGCGTGA
- a CDS encoding translation initiation factor IF-3, producing the protein MRVNRQIRISPVRVVTGEGEQLGVLPIEEALAAAAERGLDLVEVAPMARPPVVKIMDYGKFKFEEAKAARAAKKKQHVIHLKEVKYRPGIDDHDFDFKTRHAREFLGEGNKVKVTMMFRGRQIAHTELGKAVLDRVAAALVDIGKVEQEAKLDGRNMIMVLAPK; encoded by the coding sequence GTGCGGGTCAACCGGCAAATTCGGATTTCGCCGGTGCGGGTGGTGACGGGTGAGGGCGAACAGCTCGGAGTGCTGCCGATCGAGGAAGCGCTCGCGGCTGCCGCAGAGCGGGGCCTCGACCTGGTCGAGGTTGCCCCGATGGCTCGCCCGCCCGTCGTCAAGATCATGGACTACGGCAAGTTCAAGTTTGAAGAGGCCAAGGCGGCCCGTGCGGCCAAGAAGAAGCAGCACGTGATCCACCTGAAGGAAGTGAAGTACCGGCCGGGCATTGACGACCACGACTTCGACTTCAAGACCCGGCACGCCCGCGAGTTCCTCGGCGAGGGCAACAAGGTCAAGGTCACCATGATGTTCCGTGGGCGGCAGATCGCCCACACCGAGCTCGGCAAGGCGGTCCTCGACCGCGTCGCCGCCGCCCTGGTCGACATCGGCAAGGTTGAGCAGGAAGCGAAGCTCGACGGCCGCAACATGATCATGGTCCTCGCGCCGAAGTAA
- the rsmA gene encoding ribosomal RNA small subunit methyltransferase A gives MRVRADKSLGQHFLTNPELLAKIAAASESGAGDVVLEIGPGPGALTTALLDTGATVVAIERDARMLTGLERQFAGRDFIVVNGDALEMDWHALVAPWVALGRRWRVVGNIPYYITSPLLEKALTAPFPASVTYLVQKEVADRVVAPAGHDDFGALSIGIQAVAAAHRGFVVGRGAFTPPPKVDSAVLHLIPRAVPLVAGDQVPAFRRLVTSLFSYRRKRMQRALREATGVDAETAAAQLEAAGISPDVRPEVVGVEEWVRLLGVVRSLVVGR, from the coding sequence ATTGCCGCGGCGAGTGAGTCGGGGGCGGGCGACGTGGTGCTCGAAATCGGGCCAGGTCCCGGGGCGCTCACGACGGCGCTGCTCGACACGGGGGCGACGGTGGTCGCGATCGAGCGCGACGCCCGGATGCTCACCGGCCTCGAGCGGCAGTTCGCCGGCCGCGACTTCATCGTCGTGAATGGCGATGCGCTCGAGATGGACTGGCACGCGCTGGTGGCGCCGTGGGTGGCACTCGGCCGGCGGTGGCGTGTGGTCGGCAACATCCCGTACTACATCACCTCGCCGCTGCTCGAGAAGGCGCTCACCGCGCCGTTTCCCGCGTCGGTCACGTACCTGGTGCAGAAGGAAGTCGCCGACCGTGTCGTGGCGCCGGCCGGCCACGACGACTTCGGCGCGCTCTCGATCGGCATCCAGGCTGTCGCCGCCGCCCACCGCGGCTTCGTCGTCGGTCGCGGCGCCTTCACGCCGCCTCCCAAGGTGGACTCGGCGGTGCTCCACCTCATACCGCGCGCCGTCCCGCTTGTCGCCGGCGACCAGGTCCCCGCCTTCCGGAGGCTGGTGACTTCGCTCTTCTCCTACCGGCGGAAGCGGATGCAGCGCGCCCTGCGCGAGGCGACGGGCGTGGACGCCGAGACGGCCGCCGCGCAACTGGAGGCCGCCGGGATCTCGCCGGATGTGCGGCCTGAGGTGGTGGGGGTGGAGGAGTGGGTGAGGTTGCTGGGGGTCGTTAGGTCGTTAGTCGTTGGTCGTTAG
- a CDS encoding MBL fold metallo-hydrolase — translation MSRVTTMQVGKLRVHALEAGIQHLDGGAMFGVVPKPLWEKRIAPDARNRIRLAMRTLLIEHDDGLVLVDSGLGNKETQKFLDIYGIENAGADGRTALEDALAELGHKPEDVKVVVSTHLHFDHAGGNTFIAPDDAERRVQPTFANARYVAHRREYAYAAHANERTTASYFPHNYAPLIESGQMQMIDGPAGTIVPGVRVMVTPGHTPWHMAVLLESAGEGLLFPADTVPTAHHLPLPWIMGYDVEPLRTLESKRALYYRGMAEGWRVVFEHDADTVGGRMVSGEKGTELAERMVARRRRRHDRRRLEEVGPAWCRQTCRGGVSAICSTTERHPLDRGGPVH, via the coding sequence GTGAGCCGCGTCACCACCATGCAAGTCGGCAAGCTCCGGGTGCACGCGCTCGAGGCCGGCATCCAGCATCTCGATGGCGGCGCGATGTTCGGCGTCGTGCCGAAGCCGCTCTGGGAAAAGCGCATTGCGCCGGACGCCCGCAACCGGATCCGCCTGGCGATGCGCACGCTGCTGATCGAGCACGACGACGGCCTCGTCCTCGTCGACAGCGGACTCGGCAACAAGGAGACGCAGAAGTTCCTCGACATCTACGGCATCGAGAACGCGGGGGCCGACGGCCGCACGGCACTCGAGGATGCGCTCGCGGAACTCGGGCACAAGCCGGAGGATGTGAAGGTCGTCGTCTCGACGCACCTGCACTTCGACCATGCCGGCGGCAACACCTTCATCGCGCCGGATGACGCCGAGCGGCGGGTGCAGCCGACCTTCGCGAACGCGCGGTACGTGGCGCATCGGCGCGAGTACGCCTACGCCGCGCACGCCAACGAGCGGACCACGGCGAGCTACTTCCCGCACAACTACGCGCCGCTGATCGAGTCGGGGCAGATGCAGATGATCGACGGCCCCGCGGGCACGATCGTCCCTGGCGTCCGCGTGATGGTCACCCCTGGGCACACGCCGTGGCACATGGCGGTGCTGCTCGAGAGCGCGGGGGAGGGGCTCCTCTTCCCGGCCGACACGGTGCCGACGGCGCACCACCTGCCGCTGCCGTGGATCATGGGGTACGACGTGGAGCCGCTCCGCACCCTCGAGAGCAAGCGGGCGCTCTACTACCGCGGCATGGCCGAGGGGTGGCGGGTCGTCTTCGAGCACGACGCCGACACGGTGGGTGGGCGGATGGTGTCGGGGGAGAAGGGGACGGAGCTGGCGGAGCGGATGGTGGCGCGCCGTCGGCGGCGCCATGATCGGCGACGCCTCGAAGAAGTAGGCCCCGCCTGGTGTCGGCAGACCTGCCGGGGAGGGGTATCGGCCATATGTTCCACCACGGAACGGCACCCCCTTGACCGGGGAGGGCCGGTCCACTAG
- the rpmI gene encoding 50S ribosomal protein L35, whose protein sequence is MPKQKTKRAAMKRFTITGTGKIKRSRANKRHILTKKTQKRKNQLGKAALVSSADYPRTIKLLQA, encoded by the coding sequence ATGCCGAAGCAGAAGACCAAGCGCGCCGCGATGAAGCGCTTCACGATCACGGGCACGGGCAAGATCAAGCGCTCCCGCGCCAACAAGCGCCACATCCTGACCAAGAAGACCCAGAAGCGGAAGAACCAGCTCGGCAAGGCGGCGCTGGTGTCCTCGGCGGACTACCCGCGCACCATCAAGCTGCTTCAGGCCTGA
- a CDS encoding FAD-binding oxidoreductase, which yields MSTDPTCLTRDAAVRQAYSADASGLTMLPDAVARPASAAEVVEVMRQASADGTPVTPAGGQSSMTGGSITDRGTLLSLRGMAKILDIDPVRRTARVEPGILVGDLKRALAAEGLLFAIDPTSEEEAALGGSIACNASGARSLRYGATRRHISGLSVVLPSGEQIEISRTRLEKNTVGYAAIHDPIDWFIGSEGTLGVVVAAELSLLPLPERVTGIGFPFPGDREALAFVVAAREAMALGTIAPRCLEFLDVEALRIIRNEDGGQGHAGNAFVYTEEESRGDATPDFDEWLSLAELHGALVNDVLVFDDDAKIRTARLLRHAVPATMLERGNAFAAQGGRRIATDWAVPYPRLAEAIGIARAAVAEHGVTVPTIYGHAGNGHPHMDFVARNGEQVHAIEETIAAILRPILAMGGTVAAEHGIGKIKHRWMGMQLSAQQRAVMQGIKQALDPQGLMAPGNIF from the coding sequence ATGTCCACCGATCCGACTTGCCTGACCCGCGATGCCGCGGTCCGGCAGGCCTACAGCGCCGATGCCTCGGGGCTGACCATGCTCCCCGACGCCGTGGCCCGGCCCGCCTCGGCCGCCGAGGTCGTGGAGGTCATGCGCCAGGCGTCGGCCGACGGGACGCCGGTGACGCCGGCGGGGGGCCAGAGCAGCATGACGGGCGGCTCGATCACGGACCGGGGGACGCTGCTCTCCCTCCGTGGGATGGCGAAGATCCTCGACATCGATCCGGTGCGGCGGACGGCCCGGGTCGAACCCGGGATCCTGGTGGGCGATCTGAAGCGGGCGCTGGCCGCGGAGGGGCTCCTCTTCGCGATCGACCCGACCTCGGAGGAGGAGGCGGCGCTCGGAGGGTCGATCGCCTGCAATGCCTCGGGTGCCAGGTCCCTTCGCTACGGCGCCACGCGGCGGCACATCAGCGGGTTGAGCGTCGTGTTGCCGAGCGGCGAGCAGATCGAGATCTCGCGGACACGGCTCGAGAAGAACACCGTCGGCTACGCCGCCATCCATGACCCGATCGACTGGTTCATCGGCAGCGAAGGAACGCTTGGTGTCGTGGTCGCCGCCGAGCTGTCGCTCCTGCCGCTGCCCGAACGGGTCACGGGCATCGGCTTTCCCTTCCCCGGCGATCGCGAGGCCCTGGCGTTCGTGGTGGCCGCGCGCGAGGCGATGGCGCTCGGTACGATCGCGCCGCGCTGCCTCGAGTTTCTCGACGTCGAGGCGCTGCGGATCATCCGCAACGAGGACGGCGGCCAGGGACACGCTGGCAACGCCTTCGTCTACACCGAGGAGGAATCGCGCGGCGACGCGACCCCCGACTTCGACGAGTGGCTCTCGCTTGCCGAGCTGCACGGGGCGCTGGTCAACGACGTCCTCGTCTTCGACGACGACGCCAAGATCCGCACGGCGCGGCTACTCCGCCACGCCGTGCCCGCCACGATGCTCGAGCGCGGCAACGCCTTCGCCGCGCAGGGTGGCCGGCGCATCGCGACCGACTGGGCCGTCCCCTATCCGCGGCTCGCCGAGGCGATCGGGATCGCTCGCGCCGCGGTGGCCGAGCATGGCGTGACCGTGCCGACGATCTACGGGCACGCCGGCAACGGCCATCCGCACATGGACTTCGTGGCGCGGAACGGCGAGCAGGTGCACGCCATCGAAGAGACCATCGCGGCAATCCTCCGCCCGATCCTCGCGATGGGCGGGACGGTGGCCGCCGAGCATGGCATCGGGAAGATCAAGCATCGCTGGATGGGGATGCAGCTCAGCGCACAACAGCGGGCGGTGATGCAGGGGATCAAGCAGGCGCTGGATCCGCAGGGGTTGATGGCGCCGGGGAATATTTTCTAG
- the rplT gene encoding 50S ribosomal protein L20, whose amino-acid sequence MSRVKNGVAHHARKKKIMEAAKGGFGSRSKLYKAAKENVERGLAYAYRDRRKKKGDFRRLWIVRIGAAARMHDISYSRLMAGLKAAGVEVNRKVLADLAVNDADAFAKLAEMAKAHQAA is encoded by the coding sequence ATGTCACGCGTCAAGAATGGTGTTGCCCACCACGCTCGCAAGAAGAAGATCATGGAAGCCGCCAAGGGTGGCTTCGGATCGCGCAGCAAGCTGTACAAGGCCGCGAAGGAGAACGTCGAGCGGGGCCTGGCGTACGCCTACCGCGACCGCCGCAAGAAGAAGGGCGACTTCCGCCGCCTCTGGATCGTCCGCATCGGCGCCGCCGCGCGCATGCACGACATTTCGTACTCGCGGTTGATGGCGGGCCTCAAGGCCGCCGGCGTCGAGGTGAACCGCAAGGTCCTCGCCGACCTCGCCGTGAACGATGCCGACGCGTTTGCGAAGCTGGCCGAAATGGCGAAGGCGCACCAGGCGGCCTGA